A part of Denitratisoma oestradiolicum genomic DNA contains:
- a CDS encoding GNAT family N-acetyltransferase: MNHAYMNQTAAGRIVEERLPFTIRIATSDADIRKAVAIRHAAYERHVPDFANQLKQPEPADYAPSTTLFLAESKFDSSPIGSMRIQSNEGRPLSVEQSVELPDWLQGCYLVEATRLGVTQRDRGSLVKTLLFKAVLAHCRNVGIEWIVITARSPLDRMYETFTFEDILPEAGYVPMKHVGNIPHRVMAIHVATVEPKWRNVAHPLHTLFFRTEHPDINIGGAPVLPSLDFPVTLPTHAVVPGIRVVA, encoded by the coding sequence ATGAACCACGCCTACATGAATCAAACCGCAGCCGGCCGTATCGTCGAAGAGCGTCTCCCCTTCACCATCCGCATCGCCACCAGCGATGCCGATATCCGCAAGGCGGTGGCGATTCGCCATGCTGCCTATGAGCGCCATGTGCCAGACTTCGCCAACCAGTTGAAGCAGCCCGAACCCGCCGACTACGCGCCGAGCACGACCCTGTTCCTGGCCGAATCCAAGTTTGATAGCTCGCCCATCGGATCCATGCGCATCCAGTCCAACGAAGGCCGGCCCCTGAGCGTGGAGCAGTCGGTGGAACTGCCCGACTGGCTCCAGGGCTGCTATCTGGTGGAGGCCACTCGCCTGGGCGTGACCCAGCGCGACCGGGGTAGCCTGGTCAAGACCCTGCTGTTCAAGGCGGTCCTGGCTCACTGCCGGAATGTCGGCATCGAGTGGATCGTGATCACCGCCCGTTCCCCCCTGGACCGGATGTACGAGACCTTCACCTTCGAGGACATCCTGCCCGAGGCAGGCTATGTACCCATGAAACATGTGGGCAATATTCCCCATCGGGTGATGGCCATCCATGTGGCCACGGTGGAGCCGAAATGGCGCAATGTCGCCCATCCCCTGCACACCCTGTTTTTCCGCACCGAGCATCCGGATATCAATATCGGCGGCGCCCCCGTTCTGCCCTCCCTGGATTTCCCCGTCACTCTGCCGACCCATGCCGTGGTTCCCGGCATTCGCGTCGTGGCCTGA
- a CDS encoding protein-methionine-sulfoxide reductase heme-binding subunit MsrQ produces MKNPSPAAISAIKVFLFLLCLLPLAHLAWGAWQDALGANPIEFVTRSLGTWTLKFLLITLTVTPLRRLSGWHWLLRLRRMLGLYAFFYGSLHLSSYLWWDQFFDWSAIAKDILKRPFITVGMSAFLLMTPLALTSNAWAIRRLGGRRWQALHRSIYVIAILGVLHYAWLIKKDLFLPLIYFVLLALLLGIRAWWRNQERRGQQAGKYLTPRRGRIIPLVVRR; encoded by the coding sequence GTGAAAAATCCCTCCCCCGCCGCAATTTCCGCCATCAAGGTTTTTTTGTTCCTGCTCTGCCTGCTGCCCCTGGCCCATCTGGCCTGGGGCGCCTGGCAGGACGCGCTGGGGGCCAATCCCATCGAGTTCGTCACCCGCAGCCTGGGCACCTGGACCCTCAAGTTCCTGCTGATCACCCTGACGGTAACGCCCCTGCGCCGCCTCTCCGGCTGGCACTGGCTGCTGCGGCTGCGCCGCATGCTGGGGCTGTACGCGTTTTTCTACGGCAGCCTGCATCTGTCCAGCTATCTCTGGTGGGATCAGTTCTTCGACTGGAGCGCCATCGCCAAGGACATTCTGAAGCGGCCCTTCATCACCGTGGGCATGAGCGCCTTCCTGCTGATGACGCCCCTGGCCCTCACCTCCAACGCCTGGGCCATCCGCCGACTCGGGGGCCGGCGCTGGCAGGCCCTGCATCGCAGCATCTACGTCATCGCCATCCTCGGCGTGCTGCACTACGCCTGGCTGATCAAAAAGGATCTGTTCCTACCCCTGATCTATTTCGTCCTGCTCGCGCTGCTGCTGGGTATCCGCGCCTGGTGGCGCAATCAGGAGCGGCGGGGGCAGCAGGCGGGGAAGTATCTAACGCCCCGGCGCGGCCGGATCATTCCTCTCGTCGTCAGACGCTGA
- the msrP gene encoding protein-methionine-sulfoxide reductase catalytic subunit MsrP, which produces MSIRPAIPPSEITPREVFERRREFLRAAAATLGSLALPVLAGERLASRPGPHSTGETPTPYKSIASYNNFYEFGTDKTDPFEHAQRLRIQPWTLRVEGLVQRPRTFGIEELLRLAPLEERIYRLRCVEGWSMVIPWIGYSLEHLLKTVEPLGNARYVEFISATQSDTMPELRRRVLDWPYTEGLRLDEARHPLSLLVFGLYGEVLPKQNGAPLRLAVPWKYGFKSAKSLVAIRLVEKEPLTSWVKAGPGEYGFYSNVNPTVDHPRWSQARERRIGEFFKRETLMFNGYGDQVASLYNGMDLKKYF; this is translated from the coding sequence ATGTCGATCCGCCCCGCCATTCCCCCTTCCGAGATCACCCCCCGCGAAGTCTTCGAGCGCCGCCGCGAGTTTCTGCGAGCCGCCGCCGCCACCCTGGGGAGTCTGGCCCTGCCGGTCCTGGCGGGAGAAAGGCTGGCCAGCCGACCCGGCCCCCACTCGACGGGGGAGACCCCCACCCCCTACAAATCCATCGCCAGTTACAACAATTTCTACGAGTTCGGCACCGACAAGACCGACCCGTTTGAACACGCCCAGCGTCTGCGCATCCAACCCTGGACGCTGCGGGTGGAAGGCCTGGTACAGCGACCCCGCACATTCGGCATCGAGGAACTGCTGCGTCTCGCTCCCCTGGAGGAACGCATCTACCGCCTGCGCTGCGTGGAGGGCTGGAGCATGGTGATCCCCTGGATCGGCTATTCCCTCGAGCACCTGCTGAAGACGGTGGAGCCCCTGGGCAACGCCAGGTATGTGGAATTCATTTCCGCCACCCAGTCCGACACCATGCCCGAGCTGCGCCGCCGTGTGCTGGACTGGCCCTATACCGAGGGCCTGCGCCTGGACGAGGCCCGCCACCCCCTCTCCCTACTGGTCTTCGGCCTCTACGGCGAGGTGCTGCCGAAACAGAACGGCGCCCCCCTGCGTCTGGCGGTGCCCTGGAAATACGGCTTCAAGAGCGCCAAGTCCCTCGTCGCCATCCGTCTGGTGGAAAAGGAGCCCCTCACCAGTTGGGTCAAGGCCGGGCCCGGCGAGTACGGTTTCTATTCCAACGTCAACCCGACGGTGGACCACCCCCGCTGGAGCCAGGCCCGGGAGCGGCGCATCGGTGAATTCTTCAAGCGCGAGACCCTGATGTTCAACGGCTACGGCGACCAGGTGGCCAGCCTCTACAACGGCATGGACCTGAAAAAATATTTCTGA